In a genomic window of Streptomyces pristinaespiralis:
- a CDS encoding HAMP domain-containing protein, translating to MESGVTARAKDTRAKGGRSRSNGTTEVDTAALNRLLAALVTMRDGNFRRRLTVSGDGVMAEIAAVFNEVADRNLHLTGEIARVRRMVGREGKLTERLETGACEGSWAAAVDAANELVDDLARPVSEVGRVLSAVADGDLEQRMELRSPAADGQDGAAAVRPLRGEFLKVARTVNSLVDQLSAFTDEVTRVALEVGTEGKLGGQAQVRGMSGSWKDLTDSVNTMAYRLTAQVRDIALVTTAVAKGDLSRKVTVHVAGEMLQLKDTVNTMVDQLSSFSSEVTRVAREVGTEGELGGQATVPGVAGVWKDLTDSVNTMAGNLTSQVRGIAEVTTAVANGDLSQKVTVNARGEVAQLAETINQMTETLRTFADEVTRVASEVGAEGLLGGQAQVPGAAGTWKDLTDSVNTVFRNLTTQVRDIAQVTTAVANGDLSQKVTVDVAGEMLELKNTVNTMVDQLQSFGSEVTRVAREVGVEGRLGGQAEVPGAAGTWKDLTDSVNTAFRNLTGQVRDIAQVTTAVANGDLSQKVTVDVAGEMLELKNTVNTMVAQLSSFADQVTRMARDVGTEGRLGGQARVDGVSGTWKELTDSVNFMAGNLTSQVRQIAQVTTAVARGDLSQKIDVDARGEILELKNTINTMVDQLSAFAEQVTRVAREVGTDGRLGGQAQVPGVAGVWRDLTDSVNGMAGNLTAQVRNIAQVATAVARGDLSQKIDVDARGEILELKNTLNTMVDQLSNFAEQVTRVAREVGTEGILGGQAEVQGVSGTWKDLTQSVNFMANNLTSQVRNIAEVTTAVAKGDLSKKITVDAKGEILELVTTVNTMVDQLSDFADEVTRVAREVGTEGVLGGQARVRGVTGIWKDLSDNVNLMANNLTSQVRNISRVSAAVANGDLTKKVTVEARGEVAELADTVNTMVRTLSSFADEVTRVAREVGTDGRLGGQARVPGVSGTWKDLTESVNSMASNLTGQVRQIATVTTAIAKGDLTRKIDIDARGEILELKTTINTMVDQLSSFAEEVTRVAREVGTDGQLGGQARVRDVDGTWRDLTESVNEMAGNLTRQVRAIAAVATAVTRGDLNLKIDVDAAGEIQVLQDNINTMIANLRDTTLANEEQDWLKGNLARISGLMQGRRDLDDVASLIMSELTPVVSAQHGAFFLAVPAGNGSETGGGESYELCMRGSYGYSAGLMPTSFRPGETLIGTAAEEKRTIQVNVPPGYLRISSGLGEASPAYVIVLPVLFEGKVLGVIELASFQPFTQIQRDFLNQIAEMIATSVNTISVNTKTEVLLKQSQELTEQLRERSAELENRQKALQASNAELEEKAELLAQQNRDIEVKNTEIEEARQVLEERAEQLAVSMRYKSEFLANMSHELRTPLNSLLILAKLLADNAAGNLSPKQVEFAETIHGAGSDLLQLINDILDLSKVEAGKMDVSPTRIALVQLVDYVEATFRPLTAEKGLDFSVRVSPELPATLHTDEQRLLQVLRNLLSNAVKFTDSGAVELVIRPAGADVPQSIREQLLEAGSLRDPDGDLIAFSVTDTGIGIAAGKMRVIFEAFKQADGTTSRKYGGTGLGLSISREIARLLGGEIHAASEPGRGSTFTLYLPLHPSELPPQGYPQLGPGGVGSRPGEEGVAEDGGAQVRPQPTQAAPAGPAALLRRRRKAQASLEPSRAGGQPGETPGQEPWAAGEQEGPEQRRVFTFDGEKVLIVDDDIRNVFALTSVLEQHGLSVLYAENGREGIEVLEQHDDVTVVLMDIMMPEMDGYATTTAIRRMPQFAGLPIIALTAKAMKGDREKAIESGASDYVTKPVDPDHLLSVMEQWMRDK from the coding sequence GTGGAGTCTGGCGTGACGGCGCGGGCGAAGGACACGCGCGCGAAAGGCGGACGGTCCCGGAGCAATGGGACAACCGAAGTCGATACGGCGGCCCTGAACAGGCTGCTGGCGGCGCTTGTGACGATGCGCGACGGGAATTTCCGGCGCCGTCTGACGGTGTCCGGCGACGGTGTGATGGCCGAGATCGCGGCCGTCTTCAACGAGGTCGCCGACCGGAATCTCCACCTCACGGGTGAGATCGCGAGAGTCCGCAGGATGGTCGGCCGTGAGGGAAAACTCACGGAGCGACTGGAGACGGGTGCCTGCGAGGGGTCCTGGGCGGCCGCTGTCGACGCGGCCAACGAGCTGGTCGACGACCTGGCACGTCCCGTGTCCGAGGTCGGGCGGGTGCTCTCCGCGGTCGCGGACGGTGACCTCGAGCAGCGCATGGAGCTGCGGTCGCCCGCAGCGGACGGTCAGGACGGGGCGGCCGCGGTGCGCCCGCTGCGCGGCGAGTTCCTGAAGGTCGCGCGCACGGTCAACAGCCTGGTCGACCAGCTGTCGGCGTTCACCGACGAGGTGACCCGGGTCGCGCTGGAGGTGGGCACCGAGGGCAAGCTCGGCGGCCAGGCCCAGGTGCGCGGCATGTCCGGTTCGTGGAAGGACCTCACGGACTCGGTCAACACCATGGCGTACCGGCTGACGGCGCAGGTGCGCGACATCGCCCTCGTCACGACGGCCGTCGCCAAGGGCGATCTCTCCCGCAAGGTCACCGTTCATGTGGCCGGCGAGATGCTTCAGCTGAAGGACACCGTCAACACGATGGTCGACCAGCTGTCGTCGTTCTCCTCCGAGGTGACCCGGGTGGCCCGGGAAGTGGGCACCGAGGGTGAGCTGGGCGGCCAGGCGACCGTTCCCGGTGTGGCCGGCGTGTGGAAGGACCTCACCGATTCGGTGAACACGATGGCCGGAAACCTCACCTCCCAGGTGCGCGGCATCGCGGAAGTGACGACGGCGGTGGCCAACGGTGACCTGTCGCAGAAGGTCACGGTCAACGCGCGGGGCGAGGTGGCCCAGCTCGCGGAGACCATCAACCAGATGACCGAGACGCTGCGGACGTTCGCGGACGAGGTGACGCGCGTCGCCAGCGAGGTCGGTGCGGAGGGTCTGCTCGGCGGTCAGGCGCAGGTGCCGGGTGCGGCGGGTACGTGGAAGGACCTCACCGATTCGGTGAACACCGTCTTCCGGAACCTGACCACACAGGTGCGTGACATCGCGCAGGTGACGACGGCGGTGGCCAACGGTGACCTGTCGCAGAAGGTCACCGTTGATGTCGCGGGCGAGATGCTGGAGCTGAAGAACACCGTCAACACGATGGTGGACCAGCTGCAGTCCTTCGGTTCCGAGGTGACGCGGGTGGCCCGCGAGGTCGGCGTCGAGGGCCGCCTCGGCGGTCAGGCCGAGGTGCCGGGTGCGGCGGGTACGTGGAAGGACCTCACCGATTCGGTGAACACCGCGTTCCGGAACCTCACCGGCCAGGTGCGTGACATCGCGCAGGTGACGACGGCGGTGGCCAACGGTGACCTGTCGCAGAAGGTCACCGTTGATGTCGCGGGCGAGATGCTGGAGCTGAAGAACACCGTCAACACGATGGTCGCGCAGCTGTCCTCCTTCGCCGACCAGGTCACGCGCATGGCCAGGGACGTGGGTACGGAGGGCCGCCTCGGCGGCCAGGCGCGGGTGGACGGCGTCAGCGGTACCTGGAAGGAACTGACGGACTCCGTCAACTTCATGGCCGGCAATCTGACGTCCCAGGTGCGTCAGATCGCGCAGGTGACGACGGCGGTGGCGCGGGGCGACCTGTCGCAGAAGATCGACGTGGACGCGCGGGGCGAGATCCTCGAGCTGAAGAACACCATCAACACCATGGTCGACCAGCTGTCGGCCTTCGCGGAGCAGGTCACCAGGGTCGCCCGTGAGGTGGGCACCGACGGTCGCCTCGGCGGCCAGGCCCAGGTGCCCGGCGTGGCGGGTGTGTGGCGTGACCTGACCGACTCCGTGAACGGCATGGCCGGCAACCTCACGGCCCAGGTCCGCAACATCGCTCAGGTCGCCACGGCGGTGGCGCGCGGTGACCTGTCGCAGAAGATCGACGTGGACGCGCGGGGCGAGATCCTCGAGCTGAAGAACACGCTCAACACGATGGTCGACCAGCTCTCGAACTTCGCGGAGCAGGTCACCAGGGTCGCCCGTGAGGTGGGCACCGAGGGCATTCTCGGCGGCCAGGCGGAGGTGCAGGGCGTCTCCGGCACCTGGAAGGACCTCACCCAGTCCGTCAACTTCATGGCGAACAACCTGACGAGTCAGGTGCGCAACATCGCGGAGGTGACGACGGCCGTCGCCAAGGGCGACCTGTCGAAGAAGATCACCGTCGACGCCAAGGGCGAGATCCTGGAGCTGGTGACCACCGTCAACACGATGGTCGACCAGCTGTCGGACTTCGCGGACGAGGTGACCAGGGTCGCCCGCGAGGTGGGTACCGAGGGCGTGCTGGGCGGCCAGGCGCGGGTCCGCGGGGTGACCGGCATCTGGAAGGACCTCAGCGACAACGTCAACCTGATGGCCAACAACCTCACCAGCCAGGTGCGCAACATCTCCCGTGTCTCCGCGGCGGTCGCCAACGGCGACCTGACGAAGAAGGTGACGGTGGAGGCGCGCGGCGAGGTCGCGGAGCTCGCCGACACCGTGAACACGATGGTGCGCACGCTGTCGTCGTTCGCCGACGAGGTGACCCGCGTGGCCCGTGAGGTGGGCACCGACGGCCGCCTCGGCGGCCAGGCGCGGGTGCCCGGTGTCTCCGGCACCTGGAAGGACCTGACCGAGTCGGTGAACTCGATGGCGTCCAACCTGACCGGTCAGGTGCGCCAGATCGCGACCGTCACCACCGCGATCGCCAAGGGCGATCTGACCCGCAAGATCGACATCGACGCGCGGGGCGAGATCCTCGAGTTGAAGACCACCATCAACACCATGGTCGACCAGCTGTCCTCGTTCGCCGAGGAGGTCACCAGGGTGGCCCGTGAGGTGGGCACCGACGGACAGCTGGGCGGTCAGGCCCGGGTCCGCGACGTCGACGGCACCTGGCGCGACCTGACCGAGTCGGTGAACGAGATGGCCGGGAACCTGACCCGTCAGGTGCGGGCCATCGCGGCCGTCGCGACCGCGGTCACCCGCGGCGATCTCAACCTCAAGATCGATGTGGACGCCGCCGGCGAGATCCAGGTGCTCCAGGACAACATCAACACGATGATCGCCAACCTGCGCGACACCACCCTCGCCAACGAGGAGCAGGACTGGCTCAAGGGAAACCTGGCCCGTATCTCCGGTCTGATGCAGGGCCGGCGCGACCTCGACGACGTCGCGTCGCTGATCATGAGCGAGCTCACCCCGGTCGTCTCTGCGCAGCACGGCGCCTTCTTCCTGGCCGTGCCCGCCGGCAACGGCTCGGAGACCGGGGGCGGGGAGTCGTACGAGCTGTGCATGCGCGGCAGTTACGGATACTCGGCCGGTCTGATGCCGACGTCGTTCCGTCCGGGGGAGACCCTGATCGGGACGGCGGCGGAGGAGAAGCGGACCATCCAGGTCAACGTTCCGCCGGGCTACCTGCGGATCTCCTCGGGGTTGGGCGAGGCGTCGCCCGCCTATGTGATCGTGCTGCCCGTCCTGTTCGAGGGGAAGGTCCTCGGGGTGATCGAGCTGGCGTCGTTCCAGCCGTTCACGCAGATCCAGCGGGACTTCCTGAACCAGATCGCCGAGATGATCGCGACGAGCGTCAACACGATCAGCGTCAACACGAAGACCGAGGTGCTGCTCAAGCAGTCGCAGGAGCTGACGGAGCAGCTGCGTGAGCGCTCGGCCGAGCTGGAGAACCGGCAGAAGGCGCTCCAGGCGTCCAATGCCGAACTGGAGGAGAAGGCCGAGCTGCTGGCGCAGCAGAACCGCGACATCGAGGTGAAGAACACCGAGATCGAGGAGGCCCGGCAGGTGCTGGAGGAGCGGGCGGAGCAGCTCGCGGTCTCCATGCGCTACAAGTCGGAGTTCCTGGCGAACATGTCGCACGAGCTGCGGACGCCGCTCAATTCCCTTCTCATCCTGGCCAAGCTGCTCGCGGACAACGCGGCGGGCAATCTGTCGCCGAAGCAGGTGGAGTTCGCCGAGACGATCCACGGCGCCGGGTCCGATCTGCTGCAGCTGATCAACGACATCCTCGACCTGTCGAAGGTCGAGGCGGGCAAGATGGACGTGAGCCCGACCCGCATCGCGCTGGTGCAGCTGGTGGACTACGTCGAGGCGACGTTCCGGCCGCTGACCGCGGAGAAGGGACTCGACTTCTCCGTCCGTGTCTCGCCCGAGCTGCCGGCGACGCTGCACACCGACGAGCAGCGGCTGCTGCAGGTGCTGCGCAATCTGCTGTCGAACGCGGTGAAGTTCACCGACAGCGGCGCGGTCGAGCTGGTGATCCGGCCGGCCGGCGCGGATGTGCCGCAGTCGATCCGTGAGCAGCTGCTGGAGGCGGGATCGCTGCGCGACCCGGACGGGGATCTGATCGCCTTCTCCGTGACCGACACGGGCATCGGTATCGCGGCCGGCAAGATGCGGGTCATCTTCGAGGCGTTCAAGCAGGCCGACGGCACGACCAGCCGTAAGTACGGCGGTACGGGCCTCGGACTGTCGATCAGCCGGGAGATCGCGCGCCTGCTCGGTGGCGAGATCCACGCGGCGAGCGAGCCGGGGCGCGGTTCCACCTTCACCCTGTATCTGCCGCTCCACCCGAGCGAACTGCCGCCGCAGGGCTACCCGCAGCTCGGTCCGGGCGGCGTCGGCAGCCGTCCGGGCGAGGAGGGCGTCGCAGAGGACGGCGGGGCGCAGGTGCGGCCGCAGCCGACGCAGGCGGCTCCCGCGGGCCCTGCGGCCCTGCTGCGCCGCCGCCGCAAGGCCCAGGCGTCCCTGGAGCCGTCGCGGGCCGGGGGACAGCCGGGCGAGACGCCCGGACAGGAGCCGTGGGCGGCGGGCGAGCAGGAGGGCCCGGAGCAGCGGCGGGTGTTCACCTTCGACGGCGAGAAGGTCCTGATCGTCGACGACGACATCCGTAACGTCTTCGCGCTGACCAGCGTTCTGGAGCAGCACGGGCTGTCGGTGCTGTACGCGGAGAACGGCCGGGAGGGCATCGAAGTCCTGGAGCAGCACGACGATGTGACTGTCGTACTGATGGACATCATGATGCCGGAGATGGACGGGTACGCGACGACCACGGCGATCCGGCGGATGCCCCAGTTCGCCGGCCTGCCGATCATCGCGCTCACGGCGAAGGCCATGAAGGGCGACCGGGAGAAGGCCATCGAGTCCGGAGCATCCGACTATGTGACCAAGCCGGTGGATCCCGATCATCTCCTGTCGGTGATGGAGCAGTGGATGCGCGACAAGTGA
- a CDS encoding SpoIIE family protein phosphatase produces the protein MAEPGVETRTRSSVITARAAASFDPLGRSVATARAFVRDTLQGWGYSDVVDDAVVLTSELVTNAVVHAGTSADVLCLRSEDGVRVEVADRYPEREVPIQGAGRAIANLDSENGRGLLLCAALASRWGVEYTPTHKTVWFQLDLPQRPVGTRSAGPVLPTAMLPVAEERVRVAVAQIDSTGTISAWNEDAERLFGYAADQVVGKPLTDLAAWPQTPGIGTGIAEALRLSRWEGSYGIRGLDGRVLPVYASHLRVRDADGEPSTVCLLVRDDERAVLQTPQRAPDSGAEHRSTDPFEVFIGSPAPDDLDGLLQRTVERARDMLDGDAAFLLLATDDETELEVRATTGLPSARQRFARVPVEAGAGRYGSARMPAVHEDLTAVPGAVPLLNSTGMRSVVTVPLKVEGRLTGSLGVAAESAGRYSNEEALRLQFAADRIALAVESARLGELERLRRGSLSFLVEASDLLAGTLDRDQTLALMAQMTVPTLATWCAVYTIADQSSEPYLSYVLHEDEERIDGLKALLSKIDPPDPVPTPGARVWNAPAEAAQRAALLASKRELGLGSTPPVSSGIGTTLATAAAVGGETVVLPLVARNRVIGMLTLGKPSDDHFRQEILELAEDLSRRAALALDNSRLYSERVAISQSLQRSLLPPELPLIEGVEVEVIYRAAGEGNEVGGDFYDLFPIRDGAYGFAIGDVCGTGPEAAAVTGLARHALRLLAREGFTGPAVLERLNAAILDEGARSRFLTLLYGELWPQEDGSAILKVVCAGHPLPLRLRQDGTVEPAAEPQPLLGVMEDLELYEQMVTLDPGDVLLCVTDGVTERREGTRMLGDDGLSDVLTTCTGLTAGAVAARVLRAVERFAAEPASDDMAILAMRVPEPHNS, from the coding sequence ATGGCAGAGCCGGGCGTCGAGACGCGTACGAGGAGTTCTGTGATCACCGCGCGGGCGGCCGCCAGCTTCGACCCTCTCGGGCGGTCCGTCGCGACCGCCCGTGCCTTCGTCCGCGACACCCTCCAGGGGTGGGGATATTCCGACGTGGTGGACGACGCGGTCGTCCTCACCAGTGAGCTCGTCACCAACGCCGTCGTCCACGCGGGAACCTCCGCGGACGTGCTGTGCCTGCGCTCCGAGGACGGCGTCCGCGTCGAGGTCGCCGACCGCTATCCCGAGCGGGAGGTCCCGATACAGGGCGCCGGCCGCGCCATCGCGAACCTCGACAGCGAGAACGGTCGCGGGCTCCTGCTGTGCGCGGCGCTCGCCTCCCGGTGGGGCGTCGAGTACACGCCCACCCACAAGACGGTGTGGTTCCAGCTGGACCTGCCCCAGCGGCCCGTGGGCACCAGGTCGGCCGGCCCGGTCCTGCCCACCGCGATGCTGCCGGTCGCGGAGGAACGGGTACGCGTCGCCGTCGCCCAGATCGACAGCACCGGCACGATCTCCGCGTGGAACGAGGACGCGGAGCGTCTGTTCGGTTACGCGGCGGACCAGGTCGTCGGCAAGCCGCTCACCGACCTGGCGGCCTGGCCGCAGACCCCGGGCATCGGCACCGGCATCGCCGAGGCACTCCGACTCTCCCGCTGGGAAGGCAGCTACGGCATCCGCGGCCTCGACGGCCGCGTCCTCCCGGTTTACGCCTCCCACCTGCGGGTAAGGGACGCGGACGGCGAGCCCTCCACGGTCTGTCTCCTGGTGCGCGACGACGAACGTGCCGTACTACAGACTCCGCAGCGGGCGCCCGACAGCGGCGCGGAGCACCGCAGCACGGACCCGTTCGAGGTCTTCATCGGCTCACCCGCCCCCGACGACCTCGACGGCCTGCTCCAGCGCACGGTCGAACGCGCCAGGGACATGCTCGACGGCGACGCCGCCTTCCTGCTCCTCGCCACCGACGACGAGACGGAGTTGGAGGTACGGGCCACGACCGGCCTCCCCTCCGCCCGTCAGCGCTTCGCACGCGTCCCCGTGGAAGCGGGTGCGGGACGCTACGGCTCCGCCCGCATGCCGGCGGTCCACGAGGACCTCACCGCGGTCCCCGGCGCCGTCCCGCTCCTCAACTCCACCGGGATGCGGTCGGTGGTCACCGTGCCGCTGAAGGTCGAGGGCCGGCTCACCGGCTCCCTCGGCGTGGCCGCCGAATCCGCGGGCCGCTACTCCAACGAAGAGGCCCTGCGGCTCCAGTTCGCCGCCGACCGGATCGCACTGGCCGTCGAATCGGCGCGCCTCGGCGAACTGGAGCGGCTGCGACGCGGTTCGCTGTCCTTCCTCGTCGAGGCGTCCGACCTGCTGGCCGGCACCCTCGACCGGGACCAGACGCTCGCCCTGATGGCACAGATGACGGTTCCCACGCTCGCCACTTGGTGCGCGGTCTACACGATCGCCGACCAGTCGTCCGAGCCGTACCTCAGCTATGTGCTGCACGAGGACGAGGAACGCATCGACGGCCTCAAGGCCCTCCTGTCGAAGATCGATCCTCCGGACCCCGTGCCGACGCCGGGCGCCCGCGTGTGGAACGCACCCGCGGAGGCCGCCCAGCGCGCCGCCCTGCTCGCCTCCAAGCGTGAACTGGGCCTCGGCTCAACTCCGCCCGTCTCCTCCGGTATCGGTACGACCCTCGCCACGGCGGCCGCTGTCGGTGGCGAGACCGTGGTCCTGCCGCTCGTGGCGCGTAACCGCGTGATCGGCATGCTGACGCTCGGCAAGCCCTCCGACGACCACTTCCGCCAGGAGATCCTGGAGCTGGCCGAGGACCTTTCCCGGCGGGCGGCCCTGGCGCTCGACAACTCGAGGCTCTATTCGGAGCGCGTGGCGATCAGCCAGTCCCTGCAGCGCAGTCTGCTGCCGCCGGAGCTGCCGCTCATCGAGGGCGTCGAGGTGGAGGTCATCTACCGCGCGGCGGGTGAGGGCAACGAGGTCGGCGGCGACTTCTACGACCTGTTCCCCATCCGGGACGGTGCTTACGGCTTCGCCATCGGCGACGTCTGCGGTACGGGCCCCGAGGCCGCGGCCGTGACGGGCCTGGCACGCCACGCGCTGCGGCTGCTGGCCAGGGAGGGCTTCACGGGTCCCGCGGTCCTGGAGCGGCTGAACGCGGCCATCCTCGACGAGGGTGCCCGCAGCCGGTTCCTGACGCTCCTCTACGGCGAGTTGTGGCCCCAGGAGGACGGCAGCGCGATCCTCAAGGTCGTGTGCGCCGGCCACCCGCTGCCGCTACGGCTGCGCCAGGACGGCACCGTGGAACCGGCGGCCGAACCGCAGCCGCTGCTCGGTGTGATGGAGGACCTGGAGCTGTACGAGCAGATGGTGACGCTCGATCCGGGCGACGTCCTGCTGTGTGTGACCGACGGCGTCACCGAACGCCGCGAGGGCACGCGCATGCTCGGGGACGACGGCCTGAGCGACGTTCTGACGACCTGTACGGGGCTCACGGCCGGTGCGGTGGCGGCGCGGGTGCTGAGGGCGGTCGAACGCTTCGCGGCGGAGCCGGCGTCGGACGACATGGCCATTCTCGCGATGCGCGTCCCGGAGCCCCACAACAGCTGA
- a CDS encoding ribonuclease J encodes MSHPHPELGAPPKLPKGGLRVTPLGGLGEIGRNMTVFEYGGRLLIVDCGVLFPEEEQPGIDLILPDFTTIRDRLDDIDGIVLTHGHEDHIGGVPFLLRLKPDIPLIGSKLTLALIEAKLQEHRIRPYTLEVTEGHRERIGPFDCEFIAVNHSIPDALAVAIRTPAGMVVHTGDFKMDQLPLDGRLTDLHAFARLSEEGIDLLLSDSTNAEVPGFVPPERDISNVLRTVFANAQKRIIVASFASHVHRIQQILDAAHEYGRRVAFVGRSMVRNMGIARDLGYLRVPAGLVVDVKTLDDLPDHEVVLVCTGSQGEPMAALSRMANRDHQIRIVQGDTVILASSLIPGNENAVYRVINGLTRWGANVVHKGNAKVHVSGHASAGELLYFYNICKPKNLMPVHGEWRHLRANAELGALTGVPKDRIVIAEDGVVVDLVDGKATIVGKVQAGYVYVDGLSVGDVTEPALKDRRILGEEGIISVFLVVDSTTGKVVGGPNIHARGSGIEDSMFAAVMPKIEDAIAKAASDGVAEPHQLQQLVRRTVGKWVSDTYRRRPMILPVVVEV; translated from the coding sequence TTGAGTCATCCGCATCCTGAACTCGGCGCGCCGCCCAAGCTGCCGAAGGGCGGCCTGCGCGTCACCCCGCTCGGCGGCCTCGGCGAGATCGGCCGCAACATGACCGTCTTCGAATACGGCGGCCGGCTGCTCATCGTCGACTGCGGTGTCCTCTTCCCCGAGGAGGAGCAGCCCGGCATCGACCTGATCCTGCCGGACTTCACCACCATCAGGGACCGCCTCGACGACATCGACGGCATCGTGCTCACGCACGGCCACGAGGACCACATCGGCGGCGTCCCGTTCCTGCTCCGGCTGAAGCCGGACATCCCGCTGATCGGCTCCAAGCTGACCCTCGCGCTGATCGAGGCCAAGCTCCAGGAGCACCGCATCCGCCCCTACACCCTCGAGGTGACCGAGGGGCACCGTGAGCGCATCGGCCCGTTCGACTGCGAGTTCATCGCGGTCAACCACTCCATCCCGGACGCGCTGGCCGTCGCCATCCGCACCCCCGCGGGCATGGTCGTCCACACCGGCGACTTCAAGATGGACCAGCTTCCGCTGGACGGGCGCCTGACCGACCTGCACGCCTTCGCGCGGCTGAGCGAGGAGGGCATCGACCTCCTGCTCTCCGACTCGACGAACGCCGAGGTCCCGGGATTCGTCCCGCCCGAGCGCGACATCTCGAACGTGCTGCGCACGGTCTTCGCCAACGCGCAGAAGCGCATCATCGTGGCCAGCTTCGCCAGCCACGTCCACCGCATCCAGCAGATCCTCGACGCCGCCCACGAGTACGGCAGACGCGTGGCCTTCGTCGGGCGTTCGATGGTCCGGAACATGGGCATCGCCCGGGACCTCGGCTATCTGCGGGTCCCGGCGGGCCTGGTCGTCGACGTGAAGACCCTCGACGATCTTCCCGACCACGAGGTGGTGCTCGTCTGCACCGGCTCCCAGGGGGAGCCGATGGCCGCCCTCTCCCGGATGGCCAACCGCGACCACCAGATCCGCATCGTCCAGGGCGACACGGTCATCCTGGCCTCGTCCCTCATCCCCGGGAACGAGAACGCGGTGTACCGCGTGATCAACGGCCTGACCCGCTGGGGCGCGAACGTCGTCCACAAGGGCAACGCCAAGGTCCATGTCTCGGGCCACGCGTCGGCCGGTGAGCTGCTGTACTTCTACAACATCTGCAAGCCGAAGAACCTGATGCCGGTCCACGGCGAATGGCGCCACCTGCGCGCCAACGCGGAGCTCGGCGCGCTGACGGGTGTCCCCAAGGACCGGATCGTGATCGCCGAGGACGGCGTCGTCGTCGACCTCGTCGACGGCAAGGCCACGATCGTCGGCAAGGTCCAGGCCGGCTACGTGTACGTCGACGGTCTCTCCGTCGGCGACGTCACGGAGCCCGCGCTCAAGGACCGCCGCATCCTCGGTGAAGAGGGCATCATCTCGGTCTTCCTCGTCGTGGACAGCACGACGGGCAAGGTCGTGGGAGGGCCCAACATCCACGCCCGGGGCTCGGGCATCGAGGACTCGATGTTCGCGGCCGTCATGCCGAAGATCGAGGACGCGATCGCCAAGGCGGCCTCCGACGGCGTCGCTGAGCCGCACCAGTTGCAGCAGCTCGTGCGCCGTACGGTGGGCAAGTGGGTCTCCGACACCTACCGCCGGCGTCCGATGATCCTCCCGGTCGTCGTCGAGGTCTGA
- the dapA gene encoding 4-hydroxy-tetrahydrodipicolinate synthase: MAPISTPQTPFGRVLTAMVTPFTADGALDLAGAQQLAAHLVDAGNDGLVVNGTTGESPTTSDAEKDQLVRAVLEVVGDRAHVVAGIGTNDTRHSIELARAAERAGAHGLLAVTPYYNKPPQEGLLRHFTAIADATELPVMLYDIPGRSGVPIDTETIVRLAEHPRIVANKDAKGDLGRASWAIARSGLPWYSGDDMLNLPLLSVGACGFVSVVGHVVTPELRALLDAHRGGDVQKATEIHQQLLPVFTGMFRTQGVITTKAALALQGLPAGPLRLPLVELSPEETAQLKVDLAAGGVEL, encoded by the coding sequence ATGGCTCCGATCTCCACTCCGCAGACCCCCTTCGGGCGGGTCCTCACCGCCATGGTCACGCCCTTCACGGCGGACGGCGCACTTGACCTCGCGGGCGCCCAGCAGCTGGCCGCCCATCTGGTGGACGCAGGCAACGACGGCCTGGTCGTCAACGGCACCACCGGCGAGTCGCCCACCACCAGCGACGCGGAGAAAGACCAGCTCGTACGGGCGGTACTGGAAGTGGTCGGAGACCGGGCCCACGTCGTCGCCGGCATCGGCACCAACGACACCCGCCACAGCATCGAGCTCGCCCGCGCCGCCGAACGTGCCGGCGCCCACGGCCTGCTCGCCGTCACGCCGTACTACAACAAGCCCCCGCAGGAGGGCCTGCTCCGCCACTTCACGGCCATCGCCGACGCGACCGAGCTGCCCGTGATGCTGTACGACATCCCCGGCCGCAGCGGCGTGCCGATCGACACGGAGACGATCGTCCGCCTCGCCGAGCACCCGCGGATCGTCGCCAACAAGGACGCCAAGGGCGACCTCGGCCGCGCCAGCTGGGCCATCGCCCGCAGCGGGCTCCCCTGGTACTCGGGCGACGACATGCTCAACCTGCCGCTGCTCTCCGTCGGCGCGTGCGGCTTCGTCTCCGTCGTGGGCCACGTCGTCACGCCCGAGCTGCGTGCGCTGCTCGACGCCCACCGCGGCGGTGACGTCCAGAAGGCGACGGAGATCCACCAGCAGCTGCTGCCGGTGTTCACCGGCATGTTCCGCACCCAGGGCGTCATCACGACCAAGGCGGCACTGGCCCTCCAGGGCCTGCCCGCCGGTCCGCTCCGGCTGCCCCTCGTCGAGCTCTCGCCGGAAGAAACCGCGCAGCTCAAGGTCGACCTGGCAGCCGGCGGGGTAGAGCTCTGA